The stretch of DNA CACACGTCGGCCAGATACTCCCGCAGGGTCCCCGGCGGAACGAGCCTGAAGGGGTAGTGATGGGTGCGCGAGCGGATGGTCCCGATGACCTTCTCCGGCTCGGTGGTCGCGAAGATGAACTTCAGATGCTCGGGCGGCTCCTCGACGACCTTCAGCAGGGCGTTGAACCCCGCAGAGGTGACCATGTGGGCCTCATCGATGATGTAGATCTTGTACCGGCTGGACGCGGGGCCGAAGAAAGCCTTTTCCCGCAGGTCACGGGCATCGTCCACGCCACCGTGGGAAGCGGCGTCGATCTCGATGACATCGATGGAACCCGGGCCGTTGCGCGCGAGATCCTGGCAGGACTGGCACTCGCCGCAGGGCGTGGGGGTGGGACCCTGCTCACAGTTGAGACAGCGGGCGAGGATGCGCGCGCTGGTGGTCTTCCCGCAGCCGCGTGGCCCGCTGAACAGATATGCGTGATTGACCCGATTGTTCCGCAACGCCTGCTGCAACGGGGCAGTGACATGCTCCTGCCCGATGACCTCGGCGAACGACTCGGGGCGATAACGGCGGTACAGCGCGAGAGACGACACGTATACGAGGTTATAGGCGACCAGCGACAGACGGCTCCGGCCCGGTCCTGTCCACCCACTCCGGCCACGGTCGGCTCGCGGCGTGTGGCGGCGGTACGACCGGGCGGCGGGACGGCCGCCAAGCACTCAGGGCCCCGGGACGGCAACCTCGAAACCGGACCCGGGCGAACGAACCGGGGCCACCGGACCCGGGCCAACAAACAAACAGTCGACCCCGAAACAAGCAAACAGTCCGCGCACCCACTCACGAACACCCGCACCCGCACCCGCACCCGCACCCGCACGGAACCACACGGGAACGCAAACGCCCCCCACGCACCCGCCAGAGCCAACCTACCCTTGCTGCCTTCCGGCCCTGGGGGAGTTCAGTCAGATAGCGCCACGTGAGGGGCTGCGCCCACAGTACCCGATCCCCAGCCGTGGAACGAGCCCGCTCCCCCACCCCACAAACCACGCCGAGCGAAGGATCCGACCGAACACGATCGTGTTCGCGAGCACTCCCCAACATCTTGTACAGTTTGCGGCGGAGGATTCGCCTAGTGGCCTAGGGCGCACGCTTGGAAAGCGTGTTGGGTTCACACCCTCACGAGTTCGAATCTCGTATCCTCCGCCATTGCTCTCACCGGGCAATACGTTGAAGGGCCCCACCGTTCGCGGTGGGGCCCTTCGGCGTTGTCGGAGTTGCAGTTTGGGTTGCAGTTGCGCGATCAGGCGGCGGGCGGCTCCTCGGGCAGCGGCCAGAGCAGCCCGCCGATCTTGTCGGCGGTGTCGGTGAGCACCCGGTCGGTGAGGTGCTGGTAGCGGGGGCGCCTCCGGGCGGACTTGTCCGGCTCCCAGCCCATGATCGTGTCGAAGACCGTGTCGGGGACCCCGAGGATCAGCGGGCGCCAATATCGGCACGCAGTAACGCCAGGCGAAAAGCGAGCCAAGGGGCACCCTGCGGGATGACCCACCGCAGATCCACGTCCACGTCCGGCCCTGCCCCTTAGGATGCCCAACGCTCAACGCTCAACGTCATCGGACCCATTGGAGGGGTGGCCGGGTATGTCCGACCTGAAGAAGGATGCGCTGTCCCTGCACAGGGCGGCAACGGCGCTGGGCAAAATGGATGACCACACTCGCAAACCGCTGCACGCCTTCAAGGCCGCCGCGCACGACCTGACGGCCGCAGCACGCGGCAAGAAGGGCTGATCCATACATGGGCTTCGACCCCAACCCCTTGCACTGGATCAACAAGGCCAACCACGCCTTCGGCGACACCCTCGCCAGCGGCCTGGAGTTCCTCGGCATCACCGACCCCGCCGTCGACCCCGACGGCATCCGCGAGATCGCCAGACAGTGGCGGGCCCTGGCAGGGGGCCTCGATGCCGCCGCCCACGCCGCCGCAGCAGCCCTCCAGGACCTGGAATGGGAGGGCGCGGCTGCCAAAGCCCTCCACCAGCGGGCAAAAACCACCCGCACCCAAGCCACCAACATGGCCGACTCCCTGCGCGAGGGCGCCACCGCCCTGGACGACTTCGCCGACGAGGCCCACGAACTCCTCACCGAAATCGGCGTGATCCTCGCCGAGATCGTTGAGTTCGAGATCGCCGCCCTGGCCCTCTCCGTACTCACCGGCGGCCTCTCCGCCATCGCCGGCAGCCTCGCCGCCGGAGCACGAGCCGCGAAAATCGTGGCCCTCATCGCCCGGATCGAGAAGTCCGGCACCCGCATGGCCTCCGTCATCCGCACCGTCATGGAAGCCATCCGCGGCCTGGAACGCGCCCTCAAAGCCCTCGGAGAAATCAAGACCATCGCCAAGGCCGGCAAACTCGCCGGCGAAGGCATGAAGTTCACCGCCTTCGACGCCGCCCTACGGGATCCGGGGACTTTTAAGGACCCGGACAAGCTGGCGGAGACCCTGGCTCTGGGGGCCGCCTTCGGGGTTGGTGCGGGCGGTCTAGGCAAGCTCCTCGGCAAGGGCCTGGGCAAGCTCAAGCCCAGCGAACTCGCCAAGATGAGCCAGAAGTTGGGGATGAACGGCTCCGGCCCGTCCCGAGTCAAGCTGCGCCCCTCGGAGTGGGAGAAACTGCCCGCCTCCATCCGGTCCCTCTTCAAGAAGTGCGACCGTGACCCGATCGACGTCGCCACCGGCGACATGCTTCTACCCCAGACCGACATCCAGCTGCCGGGCACCCTGCCCCTGGTACTGGAACGGACCCACCTGTCGTCGTACCGCTGGGGCGGCTGGTTCGGCCCCAGCTGGGCCTCCACCCTCGATCAACGCCTCCAGATCGATGAGGGCGGGATCATCTACGCCGCACCCGACGGCGCACGCCTGACCTACCCGCTCCCGGCTCCTGAAGGAAATGATCCTGCCTATCCCGAGCTCGGCCCCCGACTACCCCTGACGTGGGACAGCGAGGTCGACGGCGCCTTGCGCCTCACCGATCCCGACACCGGCCACGCCTACGTCTTCCACTCCCCGTGCCCTGCCGACGATGACGAGGCGGTAGACCTGCCCCTGCAGGCCATCGTGGACCGCAACGGCCAGCGCATCACCGTTCGCTACACCGTCGACGGCGCCCCTGTGGAAGTCACCCACAGCGGCGGCTACCGCATCGCCCTCGACCACCACAGCGACCTGCCCCGCATCAGCGCCCTGCGCCTGCTCGACCCGGAACAACCCGACGACCGCGGCACCGTCCTCGTCTCCTACGGCTACAGCGACGAGGGACATCTCACCGAGGTCACCAATTCGCCCGGGCTTCCCATGCGGTTCACCTACGACGCCGTGGGCCGCATCACCCAGTGGACCGACCGCAACGACACCAGCTACGCGTACACATACGACGAGCAGGGCCGAGTCGTCCGCACCGAGGGCAGCGCCGGCTTCCTCTCCGGCAGCCTCGCCTATGACGACGCCACCCGCACCACCACGGTCACAGACTCGCTCGGCCACAGCAGGCGCTACGAGCACAATGAATCGTTCCGCCTTGTCCGCGCCACGGATCCGCTCGGCCACACCACCCACCAGGAGTGGGACTTCGAGCACCGTCTGATCGCCTCCAGGGACGAGCTGGGGAACGTCACCACATTCTGTTACGACGAGCACGGAAACCAGGCCGCGGTCGTCCGCGCGGACGGGCGCGAGACCACAGTCCTCTACAACCGTCTCGGTCTGGCGGAGACGCTGCAGGACCCGGATGGCATCGTGTGGCAGCAGACCTACGACGATCGAGGCAACCGCGTTGCTGTAACCGACCGCGCTGGGACGACCACCCGCTTCGCCTGGAACCAGGCAGGACATCTCACGTCGGTCACGGACGCGCTGGGGAGCACCAGCACCGTACGGTGCAATCCGGCGGGACTCCCCGTCCAGATCATCGACCCGCTGGGAAACACCACCAGCTACGAGCGCGACGCCTTCGGCCGCTCCAGCGTCATCACCGACCCACTCGGCGCGACCACCCGCCTCGAATGGACAGTCGAGGGTCGGCTGCGCCGCCGTATCGCAGCTGACGGGACCACCGAGTCCTGGGACTACGACGGCGAAGGCAACTGCACCAGCTACACCGACCCGGCAGGCGCCGAAACCCGCTCCGAGTACACCCACTTCGATCTGCTGTCGGCCCAGACCGCCCCGGACGGCACACGTCATGTCTACAGCCACGACACCGAGCGTCGCCTCGTCCAGGTAGCTAACCCCCAGGGTTCGAAGTGGAGTTACGCATACGATCCAGCAGGCAATCTGACCTCCGAAACGGACTTCGACGGCCGCACTCTGGTCTACACCCGCAACGCCGCAGGGCTTCTCACTGCTCGCACCAACGCCCTTGGCCAGACCACTCGCTACACGCACGACGCACTCCATCGAGTCGTCCGCAAGGACGCCGACGGGCACGTCACCACGTACGAGTACGAACCGTACGGCCGCCTGACCCAGGCTGCCGGTCCCGGCGTGACACTGACCCGCCGGTACGACGGGATGGGCAACCTGACGTCCGAGGCAGTCAACGGACGAATCACCACGTACGAATACGACGTCCTCAACCGTCGTACGAGGCGCACCACCCCCACTGGGGTGACCAGTTCTCTAACCTACGACATCGCAGACAACATCGCCGAGCTGGCCACGGCCGGGAGAACAGTCAGCTTCGAACGCGACGGCGCAGGACGGGAGGTCGTCCGTCGCATCGGCGCGAATCTGACGGTGGCCAGCGACTTCGACACTCAAGGACGCCTCATCGGGCAGTCCACGCACGGCCTAGGCCGACAGAGCATCCAGCGGCGCAGCTACAGCTATCGCCCCGACGGCTGCCTCATCGGCCTCGACGACGAACTCAACGGCACCCGCCGCTTCGACCTCGACCAGGCAGGCCGCGTCATCGCCGTCGATGCGGCGAACTGGAGCGAGCGATACGCCTACGACGAGATCGGCAACCAGACCAACGCTGTATGGCCCGCCAGTCATCCCGGCCACGAGGCGACGGGGCCTCGTACCTACGCCGGCACCCGTATCACCCGTGCCGGAGATGTCCGCTGCGAGCACGATGCTCTCGGCCGTATCACCCTCCGTCAGAAGACCCGGCTGTCCCGCAAGCCGGACACTTGGCGCTATACCTGGGACGCCGAGGACCGCCTCACCTCGGTTATCACTCCAGACGGAACGGCTTGGCGCTACCAGTACGACCCACTGGGGCGGCGCATCGCCAAGCAGCGCCTGGCGGAGGACAGCGACGACGTCGTCGAACACGTCGAGTTCACCTGGGACGGCAGCACCCTCTGCGAGCAGACCACCAGCTCCGCCGAGGCACGGCACCAGGTCACACTCACCTGGGATCACCAGGGCATGCAGCCGCTCTCCCAGACGGAACGCATCACAAGCCCGGACGCACCCCAAGAAGAGATCGACTCTCGGTTCTTTGCCATCGTCACCGACATCGTCGGCACCCCCACCGAACTCCTCGACGAAAGTGGCGGCGTCGCCTGGCATGCCCGCAGCACCCTATGGGGCACGACCACCTGGGCGGCAAACAGCACGGCATACACGCCACTCCGCTTCCCAGGTCAGTACTACGACCCGGAAACCGGCCTCCACTACAACTACTTCCGCCACTACGATCCCGAAACGGCTCGCTACCTCACCCCCGACCCTCTCGGCCTCGCCCCGGCCCCGAATCCCGCAACCTACGTCCACAACCCCCATACCTGGGTTGACTACCTGGGACTCGCGCCGAGCTGCGATGACTTCTTCCCGATTTACCGGACCCCGAAGGCCAAGGATGCCGAATACGAACTGCTTCATGGCCCCAACCCCGCCAACCACCAACCGGGAGTGGATATTGGCGGAGGGCTGCTGTCAGACGGGCTAATGTATTTCGGTGAACGCGATGTGGCGGCCACCTACATGAGCCCCACTGGCAGGAGCTTCGCAGACGGAATGGTCCGCTACGACATGCACCCCGACTTCCTCAAGGAGTTCGCCAAGAGCCCCTACATGAGGAGATACGACTTGCAGGGCCCCGGCGGGGCGCCTCGAATCGAGTTCCCGATCCCCGTCGACAAGCTGGGGCGATTCAACGAACTAACCCTCAAGAGGACATGGATTCCTATGCACGGAAGCGGGTGAGTCAATGATCAGCAATGAGCAGGAGTTCGATGCCGTGGTCACGGGCGTCAGCATGGTTGGCGTCATGGTGGAGATCGACGGCGAGAAGGGTTTCATCGACCAGACGAAACACCCTTCCTGGTGGTCGACCGACGTGGCGCCTCCGCAGGTCGGAGACCTGCTCCACGTGGTCGTCCTGGACGATTCCAGGACACCGCCCCGCCTAAGCGCGCTTACGAAGGACATTGAGATCGCACGTCAGATCCGAGGTCAGGGGAGTTGAAACCCAAATCGGCCGCCTCGCTCCGTGAGCGCCTCCGGCCTTTTCGCTCGTCTCCGGCGCGGCACCCCGGGGCGCGTCACCGACTTGCTGTGCGACGTTCGCCAGCGTGGGTCCGGTGGCGTGCATGTATCGCGCCCTCATCCGGGCCGAACCACCCGGCTCCCACCCCATGATGGCGTCCACCACCACATCGGGAACCCCGAGCAAGAGCAGTACGGTCCCGGCGGTGTGACGCGCGTCGCCCGACACACTACGTCTTCCGTGCCGATGGCGCCGCGTTCGCCGGGCGGCCTCCATCGATACCCGCACTTCCGGGGGCCATCGAAGCGAGCGGATGAATCTATAGTTGATACACCCCGGCACCCGGGGTATCCCCTATGGAGGTAGTCATGATCGTGATTGGCGCAGGTGCCGAGCAGTCGGTCGATCCCGCCGAGGACGAACTCGGACGCGACCGGATCGGCTACGGCCCGACCATGAGCCCCATGGCGCTCTACGACGCCACCCACGGCACCTGGCACCTCGGTGAACGCGCACACCGCGAACGCTTCGCCTTGATCACGCACGACGAGCGGGGTGTGCTCGCCGTCGCCATCGACCGTATCGAGCCCGCACCCGCCTCCCCCGGGCGCCAAAGCTCGGGCCGCTCCGTCATCCACGGCCAGATCCTCGCCAACGGTCACCCGATCTACGACGCCCACGTCGGTGCGCGCTCGCCCATCGCCCGACAGCGCAACCCCATCGGGTACTTCGACGCCCCCGAGGAGCGAACGGTCTGCGCCTGCGGATGCGGTGAAGAGATCCCCGTCGGCAAGCACTTCGCCAGCGGACACGACCAGACCGCCCTGCACGAGCGGGTCCGTCAGCTCGGCGGCGTCGTCGACTTCATCGCCTGGTTCGACCGGGTCCACGGCAACTGGCCCGACATCAACGTCATCTACGAACCGGTCAACCTGAAGGACGGCACCCCCACAGGCGCCCCCGCCCGCGCCCGCCACAGGCTGGGATGCGACCACTTCTACCTCGACGAGGACGGACGGGTCATCAACCGCCCCCGGCTCGCCTCCGCCGAGGAGATGACCAGCCTCCGACCCTGCCGGACCTGCCAGAACGTCTCCGCGAAGGCATCCGCCAGGCAATAGACGAACGCCACCGGAGCTGACGCACCACCCCGCCGGCACTGCGCCGGTCCTCTCCTCACTTCCCTTCCGCCACCCCTGACCGGTGACCACCGGGATGTGCCTCGGCCGGTTCGGGCGGGCCGTGCGTGACTCTGATCTTGGACTGGCCGTGGGGCAGGGCTTCCCAGTCGGACATGAAGCGGGCGTGCAGGCCGTATTTCTCGGCCAGGGCGATGAGGGTCTCGGTCCGGTAGTAGAAGTCCTCGCGCAGGACCTGGTGTTCCGTGCCCTCGGTGCGGTCGAAGGTGAAGTCGAACCAGCCGCCAGGTGCCAGCACGCGACCGACGTTGGCCAGGCACTCTTCGATGACCGGTAGGGGGGAGTGGGAGAAGACGCTGTGTGCGTGGACCACGTCGAAGTGGGCGTCGGGCAGGAAGCGCAGAGTCAGGTCGCGGACCGGGGTCAGCGTGGGGAGGCGCTTCTGGAGGTCCATGGTGACCATCGTGTCCTGCGCGGCGGCGAGGATGTCCGGGGAGATGTCGATGCCGTAGTAGTGCCCCGGTTCCAGGTGGCGGATGAACCGCCAGCCCGCCCGTAGGTTGCCGCAGCCGATTTCGAGCATCCGGTGTTCGGGGCGCAGGCCGTGGCCGGTCAGGTAGTCGAATTGCATCTCCCCCAGCGCCAGCCACCGTTCGTGGCTGGCGCTGCCCACCGCGGCGTCCGGGTCCGCACGCGTGTCGGAGCGCATCACCGCGCGGTAGTAGGCGACATGGTCCGGCCAGCGGTGGCGCAGCCACATGTCGCGGGCCGCGCGGGCCATGTAGCGCGGTACCCGGTCGGGGTGGCGCAGGGCGTACGAGACGCGGTGGCTGAGGGCTGCGCGGTTGGTTGTGAGGTTGGTTGGGGGGTTGGTTGGGGGGCTCTTGGTCGTCGGGTTCTTGGTCGTCGGCATGTGAGTTTCTCCTCCTCGCGGTGTGCGCTGTGCGCTGTGCGCTGTGAAGCCGCGCGTTCTCGGTGTGCGGTGTAGTCGCAAGCCTCCTCGTACGGGCAGGTTGCGGTCCGGGCCGTCCGGCTGTGCTGCCGGGACCGTTCGGAGGGTGTCCGTGTCAACCGATCGGGGGTTGCCTCAGCGCGTCCGGCGCGGTAAGGGACGCTGGAGGTGTCGTGCCAGCGACGACTCCCGCGATCAGACCGACCACGAGGACCGAACCACGAGGACCGGACGACGAGGGTTGGAGCGACGAGGGACCGGACGACGAGAGGCCGAACGACGAGAGACGGGACGACGAGGGTTGGAGCGACGAAGGGCGGTACGCAGGGGTGGGCCGAAGTGCACGGGGCGGAAGAGCGGAATGAGGTGGGCCATGAGTGGGGTGTCTGAGCGGGGTGATCCGGACGGCCGGTGGCTGCGGTTGGTCATGGACGCCGCGTTCTTCCTGTTGCTGAGCTCGTCGCTCGTACGTTTCCTCAGCCGGGACCAGGACGGTACGCGCGCCGCGTGGGTCGTCGCGCTGTTCGCCGTCCTCTGCCTTGTCTACTTTCTCGGACGGTCGCTGGCGCCCGCACCGCGTTCGGGCGCCCGGCCAACCGTCCGGCACCTGGCCTGGCTGGGAGTGGTGTCGAGCGTCTGGATCGTCCTGCTCGCGCTCGCTCCGAGCGCCACCTGGTGCGCGCTGCCGCTGCTGTTCGCCGGGCTGCACACCCTGCCCGCGCGGATCGCGGTGCCGGTCGCGGCCGTACTCACCGCGCTGATCGTCGCCTCTCAACTCCGCGACGCGGGCGATACGTTCAACCCCAACATGGTGGTCGCACCCTTCGCCCTCGGCGCGGTGGCCACCGCTGTCCTCGTCCATCTCCAGCGCCAATCGGTCCGGCAACGAGCCCTCATAGACGACCTGGTGCACACCCGCAGGGACCTGGCCGCCACCGAACGGCGCGCCGGGACCCTCGCGGAGCGTCAACGGCTGTCCACCGAGATCCACGACACCCTCGCGCAGGGGCTGTCCAGCCAGCAGATGCTGTTGCAGGCAGCCGACCGCGTATGGCGGGCTGATCCGGTCGCGGCCCGCGATCACGTACGGGACGCGGCCGAGATCACGTCTCGCAGCCTCGCCGAGGCCCGCCGTTTCGTCCATGATCTGGCCCCTGCCGACCTCACCGAGCACACCCTGACCGAGGCGCTCGGCGCGCTCGCCGAGCGGGAGAGCGGCCCCGGGCTGGGCGTCGTGTTCCGGCTCGACGGCGTGCCCGGTCCGCTGCCTGAGCGGGTCGAGGCGGCGCTCCTGCGCATCGCGCAGGGCGCGCTGGCCAATGTGCGCGAGCACGCCGCGGCGACGCGCGCCGCGCTCACCTTGACCTGCGTCGACGACCAGATCTCGCTGGACATCGCCGACAACGGCCGCGGCTTCGATCCGGGCGCCCCGCCCCCGAGCGCGGACGGGACGCGCGGGCACGGGCTGCCCGCCATGCGAATCCGGGCACGGCAGTCGGGCGGTGTACTCACGGTGGAGTCCACGCCGGGCGAGGGCACCGTCGTATCGGTGGCGGTGGCGGTGGCGGTGGAAGGGGCGGGTCCGCTCGCCGGCACCGCCGGACCCGCCATCCCCGCGACGCCCGCCATCCCCGCTTCCCCCGCCTCCTCCCTCCTGCTTCCTGACGCCACCGCCGCCCCGCTCCCTGTTCACGACATCCCCAGGGAGACCACCCCATGACCGCACACGTCCCGAGGGAGACCACCCCATGACCGCACACGTCCCCAGGGAGACCGCCCCATGACCGCAGACGTCCCGAGGGAGACCGCCCCATGACCGCATCGGAATCCCCTGGCCCCGAGTCCTCCGCACCGGTACGGCTGCTGCTGTGCGACGACCACGCCGTGGTGCGTGCCGGGCTGCGTGCGCTGCTGGCCAGTGCCGACGGCATGGAGGTGGTCGGTGAGGCAGGCAGCGGCGAGGAGGCCCTCGCTGTCGCCGGCCGCGTAAAGCCCGACGTGGTGCTGATGGATCTCCAACTCGGCGACGGCATGGACGGAGTGACAGCCACGCGTCACCTGTCGTCGAGGAACTCGGAGGGCTCGGGAGGCTCTAGGGGCTCAGGGGGCTCAGGGGGCTCGGTGGACGAGGACGAGGAGGGGCCGCGCGTGCTGGTTCTCACCATGTTCGACACCGACGCCGACATCACCCGAGCCATCGAAGCGGGCGCCACCGGCTACATACTCAAGGCCGAACGGCCGGAGGAGCTGTTCACGGCGATCCGCGACGCCGCTTCCGGCCGCACCGCGCTGTCGGCTCCCATCGCGGACCGGGTACTGGCCCAGTTGCGCAGCCCGCGCCCCTCCCTCTCCGAACGCGAGCGGGACATCCTCCAGCAGCTGGCGGGCGGACTGGGCAACCGGGAGATAGCCCGAGCCCTGTTCATCAGCGAGGCCACGGTCAAGAGCCATCTGGGGCGGATCTACGGCAAGCTGGGCGTGGACACGCGGGCGGGCGCCGTCGCGGTCGCCAAGGAGCAACGCCTGGTGGTGCCTTGAGTGCCCCCGCGTACGTATCCCGAGCGCCCCCGCATACGTATCCCGAGCGCCGCACATACCTATCCTGAGCGCCGCGCACACGCGTCCAGCCCCGCGCGTACGCGTCCCGAGCCTCGCGCGTACGTGCCCTGAGCCCGCGCATACGCACATACGCGCATACGTACCGTTACGCGCCGTACGACGGGTTACGACAGCTGACGACGGGGGTTGCGAACTCGACTGGACTCAGGACCGGTACCGCCTTCTATCCTCACCGGGTGAGTACCACCGGTCGCATCCCCCAGCTCTGGAACACGCTGTACCGCTGGGCGCTGCTGCCCTCCGGCGACGGGAACGCGGCGCAGAGCCCCCCGACCCGGCCCGTACCGCGGCGCTCGCCCCTCCTGCGGGTGCGCGCCGCCGACCTGGCACTGACGGTCGTCGCCCTGGTGCTCGCGGTGTGGAACAGCGCGCAGAACCCCTACATGGGACCGGCCACTCCCTGGGTGAACCTGCTGCTCGCCACGGTGAGCGCCCTGCCGCTGCTCCTACGACGGCGGGCCCCCGAACTGGTACTCGGCCTCGGACTGCTCGCCAAGGTCCTCCAGATCTCGACCTACGTGACGCCCCTCGCCTTCTACGCCGAGGGCGCCTATCGCGGCCCGCACAGCCGTAAAACCGTCTGGGCCTCGGCCGGAGTCGGGCTGTTGATCCTCACGCCCTGGGACGCGGAAGCGTGGTCCAGTCTCCGGACGGTGGCGCTCTGGTTCGCGGTGAACTTCGTCTTCATCTGCCTGGTGCCGCTGCTGCTGGGGCTCTACGTGGGTCAACGGCGGGCCGTCGTCGCCGGTCTCGTCGAACGGGCGGAGCGCGCCGAGCGGGAACAGCGGCTCGTCGCCGAGGCCGCGCGGGAACAGGAGCGTCGGCGCATCGCGGGCGAGATGCACGACGTGGTCTCCCACCAGGTGAGCCTGATCGTCGTACACGCCAACGCGCTCAGCGCCGTCGCCCATGACCCGACGGTGACGGGCGAGACCGCGCAGATCATTCAGACGGCCGGCCGGCGCGCCCTCACCGAACTCCGGGAGATGCTCGGGCTGCTCAGGAGTGGCCCCGGCCCGGACTCCGGTCCCGGCTCCGGTCCCGACTCCGGTCCCGGCTCCGGGACCGGTGGTCCCGGTGGTCCCGGTCGGCCGTCCACCGAGGCCGGGGAGCCGCCGGCACCGGCGGGAAACGACGTCGCGGAGGGCGATCCGGCCGCCGACCGGCGGTCCGCCCCCGGCGCCGCCGTCGACAGGATCACCGAGCTGGCCGACGGCTCCAGGACCGCCGGGCTGCCCGTCACCGTACTCGTCGAGGGCGCCCCGCAGCCGTTGGCGGAGCAGGTCGAGCGGGCGGCGCACCGGGTCGTGCAGGAGGCTCTGACCAACGTGCACAAGCACGCACCGGGCGCCACCACGCGCATCCGTCTCGCGTTCGACCCGCGAAACGTGCGGGTACGGATCGACAACGGCCCGCCGGGGAAGCCCCCCGAGCCGACCGCCGACGGTGGGCCGCTGCTGCCGAGCGGGGGACACGGGCTGATCGGTCTGACCGAGCGGGTCCGGCTGGCCGGAGGCACCATCGAGTCCGGGCCCACCAGTGACGGCGGCTTCTGTATCGATGCCGCGCTGCCCACGTCGGCGACGGCAGCGACGACGACCGGTGGGGCAACGACCGGAGCGGCAACGACCGGAGCTACAGCGACCGGGAGTTGACCCCGAAACCGGATCTGGGTCACGGCACGGCACGGCACCGCACGTCACATCACATCACGTCACGTCACGTCACGTCACGTCACGTCACGTCAGTCCGGCGTCGTGGGCGATGAGTGCGACCTGCGTACGGTTGGCGGCGTCGAGCTTGATCATGATCCGGCTGAGGTGGACCTTGACCGTGGACGGGCTCACGAGCAGGTCGTGGGCGATCTCGGAGTTGCTGTGGCCCTGGGCGACCGCCACGGCGACCTCGCGCTCGCGGGCGGTCAGCTCCCCCATCCGTGAGCGCGCCTGAGGGGCGACCGCGCCCGTGGCGAAGGTGGCCAGCAGTTTGGTGGTGATGCGTGGTGAGAGCATCGCCTCGCCGCGCGCGAGAACCCGTACCGCGTCGGCCAGTTCGCGTGGCGATGAGTCTTTGAGCAGGAAACCCGCCGCTCCGTGCTGGAGTGCGGCGTAGACGTATTCGTCGATGTCGAAGGTGGTGAGCACCGCGACGGCGGGACGATCGGACTCGGGCAGCGCGGCGAGTCGCCGTGCGACCTCCAGGCCACCGACGCGGGGCATCTGGATGTCGGTGAGCACCACGTCCGGGTGGTGCTCGGCCACCAGGTCCACCGCCACCGAGCCGTCATCGCCCTCGGCGACCACCTCGATGTCAGGATCGGCGTGGAGGATCATCCGGATGCCCTTGCGCACCAACTCCTCGTCGTCGAGGAGGATCACCTTGACGGTCACACACGTCACCTGCTCGTCCGCTTACGGGCAACATCGCGTGTATACGGTAGCCGCCTCGGTGTCCGCCGGTCCCGTACGTCCAGAACGCTCTGTACGCCAGGCACGACCCGCACTCCAGACATGACCCGCACACCCGGCATGCCCGGACCTCCCCGACAGGTTGCAGGAACTGGACACCAAGATCGTCCCTGACGAGCGGTGCAGCGAGGACTACAACGCGGACAACGAGCTGTGCACCGACAGTCCCACCAAGAACGCGCAAGCGTGC from Streptomyces tsukubensis encodes:
- a CDS encoding DUF6531 domain-containing protein: MGFDPNPLHWINKANHAFGDTLASGLEFLGITDPAVDPDGIREIARQWRALAGGLDAAAHAAAAALQDLEWEGAAAKALHQRAKTTRTQATNMADSLREGATALDDFADEAHELLTEIGVILAEIVEFEIAALALSVLTGGLSAIAGSLAAGARAAKIVALIARIEKSGTRMASVIRTVMEAIRGLERALKALGEIKTIAKAGKLAGEGMKFTAFDAALRDPGTFKDPDKLAETLALGAAFGVGAGGLGKLLGKGLGKLKPSELAKMSQKLGMNGSGPSRVKLRPSEWEKLPASIRSLFKKCDRDPIDVATGDMLLPQTDIQLPGTLPLVLERTHLSSYRWGGWFGPSWASTLDQRLQIDEGGIIYAAPDGARLTYPLPAPEGNDPAYPELGPRLPLTWDSEVDGALRLTDPDTGHAYVFHSPCPADDDEAVDLPLQAIVDRNGQRITVRYTVDGAPVEVTHSGGYRIALDHHSDLPRISALRLLDPEQPDDRGTVLVSYGYSDEGHLTEVTNSPGLPMRFTYDAVGRITQWTDRNDTSYAYTYDEQGRVVRTEGSAGFLSGSLAYDDATRTTTVTDSLGHSRRYEHNESFRLVRATDPLGHTTHQEWDFEHRLIASRDELGNVTTFCYDEHGNQAAVVRADGRETTVLYNRLGLAETLQDPDGIVWQQTYDDRGNRVAVTDRAGTTTRFAWNQAGHLTSVTDALGSTSTVRCNPAGLPVQIIDPLGNTTSYERDAFGRSSVITDPLGATTRLEWTVEGRLRRRIAADGTTESWDYDGEGNCTSYTDPAGAETRSEYTHFDLLSAQTAPDGTRHVYSHDTERRLVQVANPQGSKWSYAYDPAGNLTSETDFDGRTLVYTRNAAGLLTARTNALGQTTRYTHDALHRVVRKDADGHVTTYEYEPYGRLTQAAGPGVTLTRRYDGMGNLTSEAVNGRITTYEYDVLNRRTRRTTPTGVTSSLTYDIADNIAELATAGRTVSFERDGAGREVVRRIGANLTVASDFDTQGRLIGQSTHGLGRQSIQRRSYSYRPDGCLIGLDDELNGTRRFDLDQAGRVIAVDAANWSERYAYDEIGNQTNAVWPASHPGHEATGPRTYAGTRITRAGDVRCEHDALGRITLRQKTRLSRKPDTWRYTWDAEDRLTSVITPDGTAWRYQYDPLGRRIAKQRLAEDSDDVVEHVEFTWDGSTLCEQTTSSAEARHQVTLTWDHQGMQPLSQTERITSPDAPQEEIDSRFFAIVTDIVGTPTELLDESGGVAWHARSTLWGTTTWAANSTAYTPLRFPGQYYDPETGLHYNYFRHYDPETARYLTPDPLGLAPAPNPATYVHNPHTWVDYLGLAPSCDDFFPIYRTPKAKDAEYELLHGPNPANHQPGVDIGGGLLSDGLMYFGERDVAATYMSPTGRSFADGMVRYDMHPDFLKEFAKSPYMRRYDLQGPGGAPRIEFPIPVDKLGRFNELTLKRTWIPMHGSG
- a CDS encoding class I SAM-dependent methyltransferase: MPTTKNPTTKSPPTNPPTNLTTNRAALSHRVSYALRHPDRVPRYMARAARDMWLRHRWPDHVAYYRAVMRSDTRADPDAAVGSASHERWLALGEMQFDYLTGHGLRPEHRMLEIGCGNLRAGWRFIRHLEPGHYYGIDISPDILAAAQDTMVTMDLQKRLPTLTPVRDLTLRFLPDAHFDVVHAHSVFSHSPLPVIEECLANVGRVLAPGGWFDFTFDRTEGTEHQVLREDFYYRTETLIALAEKYGLHARFMSDWEALPHGQSKIRVTHGPPEPAEAHPGGHRSGVAEGK
- a CDS encoding sensor histidine kinase, producing the protein MSGVSERGDPDGRWLRLVMDAAFFLLLSSSLVRFLSRDQDGTRAAWVVALFAVLCLVYFLGRSLAPAPRSGARPTVRHLAWLGVVSSVWIVLLALAPSATWCALPLLFAGLHTLPARIAVPVAAVLTALIVASQLRDAGDTFNPNMVVAPFALGAVATAVLVHLQRQSVRQRALIDDLVHTRRDLAATERRAGTLAERQRLSTEIHDTLAQGLSSQQMLLQAADRVWRADPVAARDHVRDAAEITSRSLAEARRFVHDLAPADLTEHTLTEALGALAERESGPGLGVVFRLDGVPGPLPERVEAALLRIAQGALANVREHAAATRAALTLTCVDDQISLDIADNGRGFDPGAPPPSADGTRGHGLPAMRIRARQSGGVLTVESTPGEGTVVSVAVAVAVEGAGPLAGTAGPAIPATPAIPASPASSLLLPDATAAPLPVHDIPRETTP